The Novosphingobium terrae genome segment CTTCCAGCAGATAGAGCCGATTGGCGGGAATGCCGCCCCTGAGTACGGTATCGAGGCCGGCGTTGCCGGTGGAAATCATCTTGAGATCGGTCATGCATCCCGCCCGTTGGCGCCCCGGGCGCGCCTGCTGCGCGTGTGAAACGCGGGCACAGGCGGAATGTTCCGCCCGTTTCAGGGGGTCTGGGTGTTTTCCCGCGCGGCGCGAACGGCATTGGCATGGCGCTGGCGATAACGGCGATAGAGCATCGTCCACAGCGCCAGACCGCCCATCGTGCCATAGCCGATCACCGGCCCGACAAGGAGATAAGCCTCAATCGACAGGACGTAGATCAAGCCCACGCTGACCAGGAAATCCGCCAGCAGGCCAAAGCCCCAGACCAGCGTCATCACCATCACCGTATGGCGCACCATGGCATCATTGCGCTTGGCATCGAAATCGGCCAGCGATTCAGCGGATTCGCGGGCCATGGTGGCACGCGCCAAGGGATAGACCAAAGGCTTGCCGATCGCCGCCGAGCCCAGAAAGGCCAGAGCGATCACCAAAGTCACCAGCTTCTCACGCAGTTGCAGGAACTGCGCCGAGCCGCCCCCCGCCATGGCCAGCAGCGAGAGCCCCAGCCCCACCAGAGCCAGCATGGACAGCGCATCGACGCTGCGGCTGCGCCAGAAGGTGACCACGCTCCAGACCAGCGGCGGCAGGCAGGAGGCGAGCAGCGCCGGCACCTGCCCCTGACTACCCTGCAAAGCGTGATAGATACCCAGCGGGGCGAGGATGTTGATGGCCACATCCAGCGCAAAGGCCGGGCCATTGTCACGCAGCCAGTGGGTGATGGTCGAGCGGTTCATGGCGGTCTCCGAAGCGGGCAGGCTGGGGGCGGTCACCGGGCGTCTCCCTCAGCAGTCTGGGCGGCAATCCAGTTGCCATGGAAGCCGGGGGGCACGCGATGCGGCAGGCGGATGCTGGCGACCGGTGCTTCCTCGAAGCAGCGGGCGTTCAGGATCACCAGATCGGTGGTCTGGCTGTTCATATCCACCACGAAGCCGATCAGCCAGCCCTCACCCTCGGGGCTGGTGTCGTGTTCGGGGACGAAGACGAATTCGCCGGGATGGCGGCCCGCACCGAAATCATGCACCTGCCGTGTGCCGCTCGCCAGATCGTGAGCGTAAAGCGCAGTCGCGCCGACAAAGCGATCCGCCGGATCGGAGGGCAGCGCCATGCTCCAGACGTAGCGATAGGGCTGGCCAAAGAAGCGCTCGTCACAGCGGGGGAATTCCTGAGGGGCGGCGTCCAGCGTGGTGATCGCCACGCTGCGGGTTTCGGGATCGACGGTCCAGCGCTCCAGCCCCCGGTTGCGGGCATCGGGGCCTTGGGCGCCCTCACCGAACATCGAGGCATAGGCGCAGACATCGATCACCACGCGGCCATCCGCATCGTCATAGGCATTGGCGACATGAAAGGCGAAGCCCGGCGCAATATCGCACCAGATGATCTCCTCCTGAGAGCCATGGCGCGGCATCAGGCCGATGCGGGCCTGATGATCGGGGTTCCAGCGATAGGGGAAGCTGTGCCCGGCGATCAGTGTCTTCATCGAGAAGGTGACGGGCAGATCCAGCACGATCACAAAGCGCTCGGTGATGGCGCAGTCATGGATCATCGGCCCGTGCTTCACGGAGATGGGTTCCTCGCGCACCACCTGCCCCGCGCGATCGACCACCACATGGCGGATGGTGCCGGGATCGCGGCCTTCGTAGCAGATGGCGTGGTTCTCGCCGGTGCGCGGATCGAGGTGCGGATGGGCTGAAAAGCTGCCCTTCAGCGTGCCGTCAAAGGGATTGTAGCGCTGCGCATCGAGCATCTCGCCCAGTTCGACCGGATAGGACCCCGCCTCGACCAGCGCGAAGCTGCGTTCGCCGATCTTCACGACATTGGTGTTCACATTGTCGAAGATATGGCGCGGGCCGGGTGCGGATTCCTCGCCCAGCGCCTTGGCCACCGCGTTGGAGCGGATCCAGCGGTTGCGATACCACTGCGCCTTGCCATCCGCGATGGCCAGCCCATGCACCATGCCGTCACCGGTGAACCAGTGGTAGGAGGCCGGATCGGCGGCGATCGGATTGGGGCCGATGCGCATGTAGCGCCCGTTCAAACCTTCGGGAATCGTGCCTGTTACCGCCAGATCGGTGAGGGTCACTTCCCCCTCCATCGGCGTGTGGATGCCGGTGAGGAAGGGGTTGCCGCCTTCGGGTTCGGGCAGGCGCTTGCGGTTGAACTCGGCCAGCGCTTCCACGCCTTTGGTGACTGCGGATCGGATCAGGGTTTCCATCTCGGCCTCCAATGTTTACACTGTTATCATGACTCAGAATGGTAACAGCGTCAACATCGATAAAAAGCCCTATCATCATGGAGATCTGCGCGCGACGCTGATTGCAGAGGGCCTCGCCTTGCTGGCCCAGCGCGACGCCGATTCGCTTTCTCTGCGTGAGGTGGCGCGCGCCGCCGGTGTCAGTGCGACTTCGGTCTATCGCCACTTCCCCGACAAGGAAGCGCTGTTCACCGCGCTGGCGCTGGAAGGGCTGACGCAGCTGGGCGTGGCCCAGAAAGCGGCAGCGCAAGCCGCAGGTGGCGGCAAGGAAGCCTTTGCCGCCACAGGCCGGGCCTATGTGCGCTTCGCTCTGGCCAATCCCGCGCTGTTCCGCCTGATCTTCGCCTCCCCCGCGCTGGAAGCGGCCAAGGCAGGCGGCACGCTGGATTCAGAAGCCTTTATGATGCTGCGCGCCAATGCCGCGGCGCAGACCGCCAACCATGGCGGTGAAACCGGCGTGCGCGCGGTGCAGGCCTGGGCGCTGGTGCATGGCCTTGCCATGCTGATGCTCGACGGCCAGATCGAGCCTGACGACAGCCTGATCGACCGCGTGGTGGGTTAAGATCCGCACCGGCCCGCTCCCCCGGCCCGGCCATCCATCGGTGGCATGCTGTGGGGGCTGGGCCGGGGGAGCGGGCGGTGCCGCAAAATCCGGCTCTTCCGCCGGATTTTCAAACAGACTCTAAGGCCGATACCGGCTCGGCGACACCCCTAGCGCCCGCCGGAACATGGTCGAGAAATTGCCCGGCCCCTCATAGCCCAGATCGAGCGCGATGGCGGTCACCGGCTCGCCCGCCGCCAGCCTTGGCAGCGCGGCGGAAAGGCAGGCCTGCTGACGCCATTGCGCGAAACTCATCCCCGTCTCGCGGCGGAACAGGCGGGTGAAGCGGCGCCGATTCATCACCAGAGCATCGGCCCATTCATCGATGGTGGCAGCCGCGCTGGGCCGCTCCAGAAAGGCATGGCAGCGCGCCGCCAGCGCCCCATGCGCCGGAAAGGGCACCGACAGCGGAATCGAGGGCGCACCGGCGATCTCCGCCACCAGCAACTGCATCACCAGCCCGTCGCGCCCCGCCTCGTCATAGAGCGTGGGCAGATCCGCCGCCGTCACCAGCAACTGGCGCAGCAGCGGCGAGACCGACACCACCCGGCAGCCCGTCTCCGGTGAGAGATCGGGATGCGGCGAGAGCAGCACGCTGCGCGTCTGCACCGCACCGACCATCCGCACCGCATGCGGCGTGCCGCCCGGAATCCACACCCCGCGCTCGGGCGGGGCGACCCATGCGCCCTCGGGCGTGCTGACCGTCACCACCCCGCTCACGGCATAGAGGAACTGCCCGCGCCGGTGGCGATGCGGCGCCAGTTCGAAATCGGGCGGATAGTCATGGCCGATCGCCATCACCGCGCGAGGAATCGACTCATCGCGCTGATCATAGAACGGGGGATCGCCGCTCCAACTCCGAAATGTCCTGCTCTCAAACATGAATGACCCATCGCCCAAAGCGGGACAGCGCGAATCGGTCTAGGCCTTGTCGCCAAGAGGAGCAAACACAATGCGTCAAACAGCCACGGCGAGCCCCCCCGGCGCCGTCCCCTCCCCCCAGCCGACAGCCAGCGTGGAAGGCACCGTCTTCAGCGTGATCCTGGCGATCAGCTTCTGCCATCTGCTCAACGACATGATGCAGTCGCTGCTGCCCGCGATCTATCCCGGGCTGAAAAGCGAGCTGAACCTCAGCTTCGGGCAGATCGGCATGATCACGCTGGTCTATCAGATCACCGCCTCGATCCTGCAGCCGCTGGTGGGCCTCTATGCCGACAAGCGCCCCACGCCCATGGCCCTGCCGGGCGGCACGCTGTTCTCGCTGGCGGGTCTGGCGGTGCTGTCGGTGGCGCATGTCTATCCGCTGGTGCTGCTGGGCGCGGCGCTGCTGGGCGTGGGGTCGTCGGTGTTCCATCCCGAAAGCTCACGCGTGGCGCGTATGGCCTCGGGCGGGCGGCATGGGCTGGCGCAGTCGATGTTCCAGGTCGGCGGCAACGCCGGGCAGGCATTGGGTCCGCTGGCTGCTGCGCTGGTGGTGGTGCGCTGGGGCCAGTCAAGCTTGGCGTTCTTCGCGCTGCTGGCGCTGCTCTCGGGCGCGATCCTGTGGAATGTCGCGACATGGTATCGTCATCACGGGCTGGCGCGGCTGAAGATCGGCAGAGGCGCGGGCCATGTGGAGCTGCCGCGCGGTGACGCGGCACGCGGCATCTCGATCCTGCTGGCGCTGATTTTCTCGAAATATGTCTATCTCGCCAGCCTGACGAGCTATTTCACCTTCTATCTGATCCACCGCTTCGGCGTTTCGGTGCAGAATGCCCAGTTCCACCTCTTCGCCTTTCTGGCGGCGGTGGCCGTTGGCACGGTGGTCGGCGGCCCGCTGGGTGACCGCTTCGGGCGCAAATATGTGATCTGGTGCTCGATCCTTGGCGCCCTGCCCTTCACCCTGCTGCTGCCCTATGCCAGCCTGTTCTGGACGGGCCCGCTGACGGTGATCATCGGCCTGATCCTCGCCTCGGCCTTCCCCGCCATTGTGGTCTTCGCTCAGGAGCTGGTGCCGGGCAAGGTGGGGATGATCTCCGGCCTGTTCTTCGGCTTTTCCTTCGGCATGGGCGGGCTTGGCGCCGCCGTGCTGGGCTGGATCGCCGACCGGGAGGGCATCGAGGCGGTCTATCAGATCTGCGCCTTCCTGCCCGCCATCGGCCTGCTTACCGCATTCCTCCCCACTATGGAGAAGAAGCGGTAAGGTTTAATCGAGCAGAGCGTTCAAAGCGGGCAGGAAATGCTCGCGATGCTCTGCCGGGATGCGCGCCATCAGATCGCCTTCGAAACGGGCGGTGGTGGCGCGCACCTCCTCCAGCTTCGCCTCGCCCTCCGGCGTGAGCACAATGGCCTGCGACTTGCGGTCGATCGGCTCGCGCATGATCAGCCCGGCCCCCTCCAGCCGGTTGAGCAGCGGCACCATATTGGCCCGCTGAATATCCAGCAGCCGCCCGATATCGCTGGAGGTCATGTCCGCGCGGCCGCCCACCAGCAGCAGCACCGAAGCGTCCGAAATCTTCAGATCAAGCGCCACCAGACGCCCCGCCAGTTCCGCCATCATCGCATTGGCCGCGCGGCGCAGGGTAAAGCCCGGCAGGGCGCTCATCGGGTGATCGGCGTCTGCGTTCACCGCGGTCTCATTCACATCATCCCCCAACGTCATACTCCATCACGCGCTCTGTAGCGACAGCATCCCTAACGCTATCGAAAATAGCAACTACAGGATTTGCGGGAGAATGCCACGTCTCGGAAGACGGATGAAGGGCGGGAAGAAGGAAAAGGACATGCGAGGGTGTTACACCCTCGCGCTCCCATTTTTGTCTGCGTTGCGCATCGGATTCGGCGGTGGGGCAACATCGCAGCGCCGCAGGCTTGACAATGCGGACGCAGTCCATGGGCATGATGCGATTGCCTGCGGCGCTTCAAGTTACGCAGGTGGAGAGGCTGGGCGCATCAATTCGGTGCCGCTGCCCTTCCGTCAGAAGACGTTATGGGAGTGCAAGGGCCCGGAGCATGTCTCTTGAGACATGCGACCAGCAAGGCCCCCCTCGCATCTTCCTTCTTCACGCCTGCATCGCTGAAACCTCTTCCCCTTCCAGCAACAACGTCGCCGCCGCCGTGTTCGAAATCGGCAGATGGTAGTTGCGGTGGATTTCGCGTGCCCGGGGGCCCAGCGCGCCGCGTGCCGCGATCCAGTTCAAGATTTCCACCCCTTGCGTGCCGGCCTTGCGGACGATCTCATGGATGGAATCGTGAGTCAGCGCATCGGGATCGCTGGCGAGGTGGTCGAGACAGAAGCGGTCATAGCTGGGGTTCATGAAGCCGGAGCGCTCGCCGTCGAGCTGGTGCGACAAGCCGCCGGTGCCAATGATGACGATACGTTCCGCGCCTTGCCAGCTTTGCAGGGCGCGATGCACGCTGCGGCCAAGGGCCAGACAGCGCTTCGCCGAGGGCAAGGGATGCTGCACCGTGTTGAGCGCGAAGGGCACCAGTTTCACCGGCCATGCCTCGGCGCCGGGCCATGCCAGTTCGAAGGGGATCGAGAGGGCGTGGTCAACCTTCATCGACTGGCAGGTGGTGATGTCGAACTCATCGGCGATCAGTTGCTCGATGATATACCATGAGAGGGCGGGGTGGCCGGTGAAGCTCTTGTAGAGCGGCAGGCCCCAGCCTTCGTCATCATTGTGGTATTCCGCCGCCGCGCCCACGGCGAAGGTCGGCATGGCATCGAGGAAGAAGTTGAGGCCGTGGTCATTGTTGAACACCACCGCGACATCGGGTTTGACCTGCGCCAGCCATGCGTGGACCTTGGTGTAGCCATCAAAGAAGGGCTTCCAATAGGGCGTCTGCTGCTCGCCGCGATGGATGGCCTTGCCGATGGCGGGCACATGGCTGGTGAAATAGGCGCCGACGATCTTGGCCATGGCTCAGGCCTCCGCTTGCTTGGGAAGGGCCTGATCGAGCAGGAACTGGCGGAATTGCTCGACGCTCATGCCGGTCTGCATGGCGCCGACATCCTGCACGGTCAGGCCAAAGATGCCCGCCAGCTTGGCGAGGTAATAGATGTTGCCGCCCGCCGCGATCATGCCCGGCACGTCGCGCCGGGCCACGGCTTCGCGCTGCTGCGGGGTCAGGTGGAATTTGGCGCAATAGGCTTCTTCATCGGCGCGGAAGGCGTCGCGGTTGGCCGCCTCGTTGAAGGAAAAGCACATGGCGTTGAGCGCCAGCCCGCGTGAGGCTGCCGCGCCATCGAACAGGGTGGTGCCGGGAATGGTTGTGTCTTGCATGCGATCGAACTCCTCTCTGATCGCAGCGATGAACCATCTGGTACACACCGTCTTTGATCGCTATCAAGGAAGCGCATAAGCGCGGGGCCGGCAGAGTCCCGCCACCTCATGGAGAGCCCCGCATGCATGTCGAGCGTATCGGCCACGTTAACATCCGCACCCCTCTGGTGGAGGAGACACTGGTCTTCTACGAAACCTATCTGGGCTTGCGCCGGGGGGATGCCGTCTCGGCGGTGTGGCGCGCGGACAATGTGTGGCTTTACGATGCTCAGGGCTTTCCGCTGATCCATGTCAACGGCCCGCTGCCGGATGAGATCGCGGCGCCTGAGGGGCTGACCAGCCGGTTGGACCATGTGGCCTTCGATTGTTCGGGGCTGAAGGCCTGCCGCGAAAGGCTGACGGCAGGCGGCATCGCCTTTCGCGAACAGCCCCTGCCCGCGCGGCAGATGCATCAGCTCAACCTGCTCGACCCCAATGGCATCAAGGTGGAACTGACCTTCCGCGACGATGAAGTGGACGCCTGACACGCGAAAAGGCTGCATGGCCGGGAGCCCATGCAGCCTTCCTGCTGACGGGATTTGGTGTCAGTCCCGCACCAGCCGCTCGACCTTGTTGACGACAAAGGCATAGGACAGTGCGCCAAGCGCCGCCATCGCCCCGATATAGGCCAGCCCCGACACGAAAGAGCCGGTGCGCCCCACCGTCAGCCCGATCACGATGGGCGTGACGATCCCGGCCAGATTGGTGCAGAGGTTGAACAGCCCCCCGGTCAGCCCCACCAGCGACTGCGGGGCGATCTCGGAAATCAGCGTCCAGCCCAGATTGGACATGCCCTGCCCGAAAAAGGCGACCGACATCACCGCGATCACCGCCATATCGCTGGGCAACCATATGGCCAGCACGATCATCATCGACATCATCAGACCGGCGATAATGGGCGTCTTGCGCGCCACCGCCAGCGAGACGCCGCCGCGCACCAGCCGGTCCGAAAGCTGCCCGCCCGACAGCACGCCGAGCGAGGCCGCCATAAAGGGCACCATCGCGAAGACGCCGCTTTTCAGCCAGTCCATATGCCGCTCGGTGGTGAGATAGCTGGGGAACCACGTCAGGAAGAACACCAGCGTTGAGTTGGTGGCGAACTGACCGATGGCCGCCCCCAGAATGGAACGCTGGCTGAGCAGCCAGCCCACATCGTCCCAGCGGAAGGGGCGCGGAACTGGGGCTTGGGTGATACCGCCATCCTCGCGGATCAGCGCCAGTTCGGCATCGTTGATGCCTGTGTGATCGGCGGGATCACGGTACAGGCGATGCCACACAAAGCCATAGGCGATGCCCACACTGCCCACGATCCAGAACAGGGATCGCCAGCCCCAGTGCCCCGCCATCCAGAACAGCACGGGGCTGAGAAAGGCGATGCCGAAATACATGCCGACCGAATAGATGCTGTTGGCCCGCGCCCGCTCGCCGCGCGGGAACCATGCGACCAGCACCCGGCTGTTGGCGGGAAAGCAGGGCGCCTCGGCCACGCCCAGCCCCAGCCGCACGCCGATCAGCGCCCAGAGCGAGCGCACCAGCCCCTGACTCACCGTGCAGGCCGACCACACCACCAGCGAGAGCGCATAGGTCAGCCGCGTGCCAAAGCGGTCGAGGAAGACGCCGCCGGGCAATTGCGCCAGCGCATAGCTCCATGAAAAGGCCGAGAAGACCAGCCCCATTTCCGCCGGACTCAGGCCCAGTTCGCGGCTCATGGAGGGGGCCGCGACACCCATCAATGTACGGTCCAGATAGTTGAGCGCCGTGGCAAAGGCCACCAGCGCCAGCATGACATGCCGCTTGTGCGTGGGCCGGGAGGATGGGGCCAGCATGGTCATTGCGCCTCCCGCTTTTCCAGCGTGTAGGCCACGTCATAGGGCTGGAACAGGCCATCGGGGAAACCGGCCTGAGCCAGATGATCCAGCACAGCGGGCCCAGCCTCCCCGGCTTCGGCCAGCCCCATGGTTTCCACCACCACCACCAGATCGAAGGGTTGTTCGCTCATGGGCGGACGAAGCTGGGTTTCGGAGGTTTCGCCGCTGGTGAAATCCGGGCGCGCGGCGGCCAGATGGACGGCGGTGACCTGATCCAGAGCCTCAATGGCTATCAGCGCCGGGGCCAGCGCGGCCTGCGCCTCAGCCTCATTCATTCCCTGGGGCAAGGTCAGCCGCACCGTCGCCACCGCGCCGCCCACGCCGCGCCCGCTGGTGTGCAGCACCTCGCAGGACATGCGCAGGAAGTTGCGGAAATGCGGGGCGATCCACTGAGTCCATTCGGTGGGATGGTTCAGGCTTTGCGTATAATCGGGGCCGGTAAAGCCCTGCAGATTCTGCCCCTCATAGAGGGTGAAATAGATCTGCCGCTCCAACCCCCGGTTCACCCCCCGGCGCGAGCGCAGGAAATTCTGATGATCCAGCCTTTCGGGCATATGCTGGCGCGTATGCCATTGATGATACTGGGCATCCCCCTGCGGCGTGATGTCATGCCACATGATGATGAATGCCTGCCCCTTCAACGCCATCGATGCGCTCCCTTCCCTTGGCCCTTCCCTTTGGCCTTCCACCTCAGGGGTAACATCACGGCCGGGCCGGAGCGCTGTTTCAGCGTGAACAATTCCCTTGTCTGCCAGAATGCAAAAGGCCCTTAATGCGCCCGGTCATGCCCCCGCCACTGGCCCGGCGTCTGGCCGAACTGCGCCTTGAAACGGCGCGAGAAATGGCTGGGATCGCAAAAGCCCGAACGCCAGCCGATCTCCGAAATCGAGAGACCCGCAAAGCGCGGATCGCTCAGCAGATCACGCGCGTGATGCAGCCTGACGGAGAACAGCTCCTGCACATAGGTCGTGCCCTCCTGCGCCAGAATCTTGTGCAGATAGCGCGGAGAAATCGCCACCGTGGCGGCGATCATCGCGGCATCGAGATCATGCTCGAAAAAGCGCTCCTGAATGGCGGTCTGGATGCGGCGGAACAGCTGGCGTGTATGGTTGGAAAGGCGGCTCTCGCTCGCCCCCAGAGTCAGCGCCAGAGCGCCGCCGATCTGCTGGGTGCAGAGCTTGCGCCATGTCGTATCGTCACGCTCGTCGCGCATCGCCTCGCCCAAAGTGGCGACCAGCGCGCCATGCCACGGATCGCCCGCGCGCACCGGGCGGGCCACGGCGGCCTCTGGCGTGGGGAGCCAGCATTTGATCCATTCGATGGGCAGGCGCGCCACCATATGCAGGCTGCCCTGCCGCGCAGTGACGCTGTAGGGCTGGCGGTTGTCGAGCAGCACCATATCGCCCTGCGCCAGATCGATCAGCCGCCCGTAATGCTCCACCTGCCACGCCCCGCCGCGCACCCAGTTGAGGTTGAGATGCGGCTGGCGTTCACGAGAAGCCGCGCGGGAAGAGCGCGTGACGCTATGCGCGCTACCGATGGAAATATCGCTCAGCTGCAACGGGCCCAGATCATGCTGGCGCATACGCGCCTCGATCTTTTCATCGGCGCTGGCGAAATCGAGTTCGAAGATAGCCTCGCAAATGGCATCCCGCCAGTAACCCAGCCGGTTGGCACCATCCTGCGACGTCGTTGACCACGAGCGCATCGCATCCCCCATTGTATAAGACCGGCTCTTGTGGCCGATCCTTGTGACGGCACGATAGAACCGCCCGGGGGGCAATTCAAGACATTATACCATTTCGTACATTACGGCGTGCCGGGAGCAGCTTCATCAACATCGCGCATCTCATGGCCGATCACCATGCGCGCATGCAGGTTCGCCGCGACCTGTTCGATGCGGTCCATCGAGGCCAGCGTCTCGGCCCGGCTGGTGTTGATTTTGGGCACGCCATGGACCTCGCGCTGTTCACGGAAATGCCAGAGGTCGCCGGTCAGGATCACCGGGCCACTCGCAAGCCTCACCAGCAAGGAATGATGGCCCGGCGTATGGCCCGGCGTGGCCAGCATGATCACCTTGCCATCGCCGAACACGTCGCGATCGCCGGTCACTTCATCCACCTTGCCGCCGCCCTGGGTCCAAGGCGCGAACTCCGCGCGATCGAGATTGAAGGCCGCGCCTGTACCTCGCACCACCGCCATATCCTCCGCCCCGATCATCAGCGTGGCCCATGGGAAGCTGGCCGCCTGCCCGCTATGGTCGGAATGGTCATGGCTCAGCCCGACCAGCGTGATCGTGTGCGGATCGATACCGCGATCCTTGAGTTGATCGATCAGCGAGCGCCTCAACTGCGCCTTGCCTCCGCCCACGCTGAGTTTGCCCGCGCCCAGCCGCGAGAGCGGCAGGCCGGTGTCCCACAGGAACCAGCGCGCGCCCTCCCGGATAAGATAGCAACTGACCGCCACCATGCGCGACTGGCCGGAAAAGCGGAAACTGTCGGACAGGAAATCCAGATCGGGCACAAAGACCGTGCCGCAATCGAGCCTTTCCAGCGTGACCGTTGCAGGCTCTGCCGCCGGGGCGGATCCTGCCAGCCCCATCAACAGCGCAGCCGCCAGCCCCCGTCCGACACTCACGCTATTTGTTGCTCACCAGAAAGGCGATCACATCGGCGCGCTGGGCGGCATCGGGCACGGCAATCACCATTTTCGTGCCGGGCACCAGTTTGCCGGGGGCCTGAAGGAAGGCATCCAGTCTGGCGGGCGTCCAGGTGATGTTGGCGCCCTTCAAAGCCGCGGAATATTGCGCATAATCGCTCGAACCCGCCTTGCGACCCACCACGCCGCTCAGATTGGGCGCCATCGGTGTGGGCTTCTGCCCCTTGGCCAGCACATGGCACATCTGGCAGCGCGCCTTGACCAGCGCCGCCCCGGCCTTCGCATCCCCCGCCGCCTGAGCGCCGGACGCCATCGCCCCCAATGCCAGAACCGGCACAACAAACTTCAGCATGCAAAATCCTCTTCAGCGGCAGAAGGGCTCGGCGCCCATCACCGATTTGATGCCGCCCACGATCAGCGACTGGAACTGGCTCGCGCCCGGCTCGCCATCCTTTTCGAAGGCCTTGGCGTCATGGCCCAAGGTGGTGGCAAAGACCTTGCCGCCATCGTAATACTGGCACCACGCCACCGGGTGGAAGCTGCCATGCCCCGGGCTGCGCCCCACCACCGAAGGATAACGCGACAGAGGCGGCAGATTGGCCGGGCGCGGGCCATTGGGCGCGCCGATGGGCAGCGGCTCGGCCCTCACATCCCCGGCGCCCCATGACTTTTCATCGACCGTCGCCAGAAAGCGGACCTTCGTGGGGAACGGCACCAGATTGTACCATTCGTCATGGAAGCGCCAGCGCGCAGGCAGGCCCTTGGTGGCGGCATTCTTGCCATCCACCACCACGACATCGGCAGGGCGCGCCGGGCCATGATCGTAGAAATTGGCGTTGCCCAGTAAGCCCTCATACCACGGCCAGTTGTAGAGCGTGCCGAACGC includes the following:
- a CDS encoding helix-turn-helix domain-containing protein; translation: MRSWSTTSQDGANRLGYWRDAICEAIFELDFASADEKIEARMRQHDLGPLQLSDISIGSAHSVTRSSRAASRERQPHLNLNWVRGGAWQVEHYGRLIDLAQGDMVLLDNRQPYSVTARQGSLHMVARLPIEWIKCWLPTPEAAVARPVRAGDPWHGALVATLGEAMRDERDDTTWRKLCTQQIGGALALTLGASESRLSNHTRQLFRRIQTAIQERFFEHDLDAAMIAATVAISPRYLHKILAQEGTTYVQELFSVRLHHARDLLSDPRFAGLSISEIGWRSGFCDPSHFSRRFKAQFGQTPGQWRGHDRAH
- a CDS encoding N-acyl homoserine lactonase family protein → MSVGRGLAAALLMGLAGSAPAAEPATVTLERLDCGTVFVPDLDFLSDSFRFSGQSRMVAVSCYLIREGARWFLWDTGLPLSRLGAGKLSVGGGKAQLRRSLIDQLKDRGIDPHTITLVGLSHDHSDHSGQAASFPWATLMIGAEDMAVVRGTGAAFNLDRAEFAPWTQGGGKVDEVTGDRDVFGDGKVIMLATPGHTPGHHSLLVRLASGPVILTGDLWHFREQREVHGVPKINTSRAETLASMDRIEQVAANLHARMVIGHEMRDVDEAAPGTP
- a CDS encoding ThuA domain-containing protein, with translation MKTLISALLLGACATAASAQTGNPGGPINDHLGDYDYGVCRGVDPVCYHDWARAPVKQYRVLLYTHTAGPRHANLGTPLAPGLNPALAENNVVQREMLRIAGENGWAIDYTEDPSQMANLSGYNAVIFISTSREALDDTGKTALRQYIRAGGGFVAIHNAFGTLYNWPWYEGLLGNANFYDHGPARPADVVVVDGKNAATKGLPARWRFHDEWYNLVPFPTKVRFLATVDEKSWGAGDVRAEPLPIGAPNGPRPANLPPLSRYPSVVGRSPGHGSFHPVAWCQYYDGGKVFATTLGHDAKAFEKDGEPGASQFQSLIVGGIKSVMGAEPFCR
- a CDS encoding c-type cytochrome, giving the protein MLKFVVPVLALGAMASGAQAAGDAKAGAALVKARCQMCHVLAKGQKPTPMAPNLSGVVGRKAGSSDYAQYSAALKGANITWTPARLDAFLQAPGKLVPGTKMVIAVPDAAQRADVIAFLVSNK